One window of the Parasphingopyxis algicola genome contains the following:
- a CDS encoding malate synthase G, with protein MSDYVERAGLRVDSRFARFTESEALAGLDIAPEQFWRGMAAIYRDFAPENRALLEKREQLQARIDAWHEAHRGRPVDQAEYRSFLTEIGYLVPEPEAFEIGTGNVDDEVARIAGPQLVVPVLNDRFLLNAANARWGSLYDALYGTDVLPGSPKPGGYDAERGAQVIAAARDLLDEFLPLADGSWADYAGGTPGLKDPAQLVGTNGESMLFRHNGLHIEVAIDRDHPIGKTDKAGISDVIVEAALTTIVDLEDSVAAVDAEDKVLAYRHWLGLMRGDLEAKFAKGGRTMTRALADDRRYTPVSPELVEGRLSEENRASTGSALTDEIVLPGRSLLFVRNVGHLMTNPAVLLPDGSEAPEGILDGIMTSLIAMHDLKGLGRYRNSRAGSVYIVKPKMHGPEEVAFTDRLFDAVEDMLGLERHTLKVGVMDEERRTSANLAACIHAVKDRIVFINTGFLDRTGDEIHTSMRAGAMMRKAAIKEAGWLQAYEARNVQIGLAAGFSGRAQIGKGMWPAPDLMADMMEAKIGHPQSGANTAWVPSPTGATLHALHYHRVDVFERQKELEAEPIPSLDTLLTIPLAEGINWSPDEIREELDNNAQGILGYVVRWIDQGVGCSKVPDIHDVGLMEDRATLRISSQHMANWLHHGVCSTEEVDAALARMAAKVDGQNADDPSYEAMTGNPDSIAFQAARALVFEGVAQPSGYTEPLLHEYRRKVKGD; from the coding sequence ATGTCTGATTATGTCGAGCGCGCGGGCCTGCGCGTAGATTCGCGTTTCGCCCGCTTCACCGAATCCGAGGCGCTGGCCGGCCTCGATATCGCGCCCGAGCAGTTCTGGCGGGGGATGGCGGCCATCTATCGCGATTTCGCGCCGGAGAACCGGGCGTTGCTCGAAAAGCGCGAGCAACTTCAGGCGCGGATCGACGCGTGGCATGAGGCGCATCGCGGCCGACCCGTCGACCAGGCCGAATATCGCAGTTTCCTGACCGAAATCGGCTACCTCGTGCCCGAACCCGAGGCGTTCGAGATCGGCACCGGGAATGTCGACGACGAAGTCGCGCGGATCGCCGGGCCGCAGCTCGTCGTGCCAGTGCTCAACGACCGCTTCCTCCTGAACGCCGCCAATGCGCGCTGGGGCAGCCTCTATGACGCGCTGTATGGCACGGACGTCCTGCCCGGGAGCCCGAAACCGGGCGGTTACGACGCGGAGCGCGGCGCGCAGGTGATCGCGGCGGCGCGCGACCTGCTCGACGAATTCCTGCCGCTCGCCGATGGCAGCTGGGCGGACTATGCGGGCGGCACGCCCGGTCTGAAGGACCCGGCCCAGCTCGTCGGGACGAACGGCGAATCCATGCTGTTCCGGCACAACGGCCTGCATATCGAGGTCGCGATCGACCGCGACCACCCGATCGGCAAGACCGACAAAGCCGGTATCTCCGATGTGATCGTCGAGGCGGCGCTCACCACGATTGTCGATCTGGAAGATTCGGTCGCCGCGGTCGACGCCGAGGACAAGGTGCTGGCCTATCGCCACTGGCTGGGCCTGATGCGCGGCGATCTCGAAGCAAAATTCGCCAAGGGCGGCCGGACGATGACGCGCGCGCTCGCGGATGACAGGCGATATACGCCCGTTAGTCCTGAGCTTGTCGAAGGACGTCTATCGGAGGAGAATCGGGCTTCGACAGGCTCAGCCCTAACGGATGAAATCGTCTTGCCCGGCCGCAGCCTGCTGTTCGTCCGCAATGTCGGCCATCTGATGACCAATCCGGCGGTGCTGCTGCCCGACGGATCGGAAGCGCCCGAGGGCATTCTCGACGGCATCATGACGAGCCTGATCGCGATGCACGACCTCAAGGGGCTCGGGCGATACCGCAACAGCCGCGCCGGTTCGGTCTATATCGTGAAGCCCAAGATGCACGGGCCTGAGGAAGTCGCGTTCACCGACCGGCTGTTCGACGCGGTCGAGGATATGCTGGGGCTCGAACGGCATACGCTGAAAGTGGGCGTGATGGATGAGGAACGGCGGACATCGGCCAATCTCGCCGCCTGCATCCATGCGGTGAAGGATCGGATCGTCTTCATCAACACCGGGTTCCTCGATCGCACCGGGGACGAGATCCACACCTCGATGCGGGCCGGCGCGATGATGCGCAAGGCGGCGATCAAGGAAGCCGGCTGGTTGCAGGCCTATGAGGCGCGCAACGTCCAGATCGGGCTCGCCGCCGGCTTTTCCGGCCGGGCGCAGATCGGCAAGGGCATGTGGCCCGCGCCCGATCTGATGGCGGACATGATGGAAGCCAAGATCGGCCATCCGCAAAGCGGAGCGAACACCGCCTGGGTGCCGAGCCCGACCGGCGCGACCCTGCACGCGCTCCACTATCACCGCGTCGACGTGTTCGAACGGCAAAAGGAACTGGAAGCCGAGCCGATCCCGTCGCTCGACACGCTGCTCACGATTCCGCTGGCCGAGGGAATCAACTGGTCGCCGGACGAAATCCGCGAGGAACTCGACAATAATGCGCAAGGGATACTCGGCTATGTCGTGCGCTGGATCGACCAGGGCGTCGGCTGCTCCAAGGTGCCCGATATTCACGATGTCGGCCTGATGGAGGACCGCGCGACCTTGCGGATCAGCTCGCAGCACATGGCCAACTGGCTCCACCACGGCGTGTGCAGCACCGAAGAGGTCGATGCGGCGCTCGCGCGGATGGCGGCCAAGGTCGACGGGCAGAATGCCGACGATCCCTCCTATGAGGCGATGACCGGGAACCCGGACAGTATCGCCTTCCAGGCGGCCCGCGCGCTGGTGTTCGAAGGCGTCGCGCAGCCCAGCGGCTATACCGAGCCCCTGCTCCACGAATATCGCCGCAAGGTGAAGGGCGACTGA